Within Carettochelys insculpta isolate YL-2023 chromosome 21, ASM3395843v1, whole genome shotgun sequence, the genomic segment AAATCAGTTTAGTAGTTTCAATGTCCAGTTGGAGACTTAAGAACTCGTGCCAGTCCATTACAAGTCTGCAACCATTTCTCGAAAGATGGCCCAAACACAGAGTAATAAGGTGGCTCTTGCAAGATAAGGTTGATGAAGCAAAAAAGCTAGATATGTTCTATCCCCCATCTTCTGAAAAATTTTTACTGAAATCAAAAGTGGCTAAAAATAGATTTGAGAGATAATGAATttgatttgttttcaaaataaatctcattaaaaataagttacaattaagTCTTCTCACTAACATATTACACAATCTATACTTTCGGTATGTTTCTCTCAGACTAATAAGTAATATGCAAAGATGGACAACCTGGATAGGACTGTTTTTATTCTGCGCTTTTGTAGTGGTGAACCTTGGCCAAGCACCACAGAAGAGTTAAGACGTCTCAAGACAGACACACGCTCTACAGACACTGTGTCCATGCTGTCCATTTGCCACCTGTGGTGAACTGAACAGTGCAGTCTGGTGAAGCAGCTCACTACAGCTGTACGTGTGGTGCACCATCTGCAAATGCGCCCCACCATTTGGTGGAACAaacgtggcagcagcagcagaggcagttcGTCCTGAAGCTCatgtggggcagctgtggggttCCTCCAGGCAGGGGTGGTTTTCTTAAGTTGAAGGGGGGAAGGAGACACAGAAATCCTATTTGGGAATATAATTAATTCCCTGggcaaaaaaggaaaatgtgtcaagtgtaagaaTTGCCAAACTTCAAGAATGAAACATAAGTAAAACTGCTTATTaggaaatctgaagaagtgggtctgtctcatgaaagttcatcacctaaattttgttagtcttcacagtgctacattactgctgttttgttttgttgcttatTTGTAGAAAGTGATGTTGATGAAGATGTGGCTATGGCTGAATGGAtcaacttaaataattcactttgcaacaCGTTCTCTGCCTTTTAGTGTAATTGTGATTTGCCAGGTAAATtcacaagctgtttgctgtgttgcatGTTGCCAAGGGGAAAAAAGTTTCGCTTAGCTACCTAGGTTTAGAATCGATCACTCACATATTCAATACAGAAAACTGGAATAAGAGAAATCTAAAGTTGTCACCGAGCATCACCCATTGTATACTGAGCAACACGTGCCCCTTACTTTGGGGCACCCTGGCCACACACCATAATGGCGACGTTAAATCTattcctattttacttcagcataagtCAGCTTTCCCAGGGGGACTCCATTCTAtatttgttttgtcaacaaatcaaaGTGTCAATgtgttcaatggggcttactccaaaattaagtgcactttaagcagtcttgatttaaaaaaaaaaaagtgatttggAGTGATTTTAAAATCACTCTACCCTGCTGCAATCTAACCTGAGAAATCAAGCTTACTTTCAACCAAAGCCTCAGATTAAGTTTTACTATATACTTTCATAGAGGGGTTTACAGACCATACTTCTCAGAAACATTTTGCTTAAACAGCTCAATAGCTTTGGAATTCAGCATTCTAGTTTCATATATTAGGCCTATCACTTACGTTTTTGCACTTGCTTCAAGGAACAGTAaccctatttaaaaacaaaattgaaatggTTAGACTACATGAAAGACATCAGACATCATACTGTAGTCAATGAAGTCTGAATCCTAAGATAAGCACATGAGGTCCTACTGAGTGTCATGCTAAATATTTAACAAAAGCaaggttttttcttttccaagtAGGACATCAACATGCAAGCTGCATTTATAACATTAAGCCAGGCCAAGTTAGCAGGCTATTTGAGGCAAAACAGTTTTATATACAGCTAAATTAAAAAGTGTACTTTAAGCAGTGCCCAGATATCAATGCAGCCCATTCACTTTGAAACCTCTAACTTCACTGAAACAAACAGCACAGTCGAAAAGCAAAAAACACACCATTTTCTTCTGCAAATTGTTTGGCTTCTTCATATGTAACATCTCTCTGTGCTTCCAGATCTGCTTTATTTCCTATGAGGATTATCACCTGGTTTGGAACAGAGAAAATGTTAGCCTGGAAACCAGTTCAAGTGTTCTTTAATAGTAACTTGATTTTAGGGTGGGAGTTAAAGATTTCCTCAATGCTACATGAAATTTGAGCAATGACCattctccctctcacacacacatatcctATCCATGACAAATTGGAGACAGAAGGCACTCACAGGGTATTTAAGATAACCAGCTAAGCAGCAGCAAGTGCACCTTGCCTTTTTCTttcccacccacagccagggaaGAGGAAATGGATACAAATGCTCCAGAACAGAGGGCCTGCAGCAGGACTTCTGCAAGCTTTCACACAGCATTGATACCAATATTCCCTAAATTCTGCATTTGACTAAATGGATTTTATCCTCAAAAGtttatgcctaaataaatctaaggttccacaggactcaTTTTTGTCCCTGAAGTATGAGCGGTCCCTTCCTCCTTACTTCAAGAACTGCAAACCCTTTACATTTAATAGGCAAGATTCAGTAAAACTTAAGAAACTCTCCAAAAGTTTAAAATGACATTGATACTCTAATAGTTACCCTCAATGATATTCTAGCAAGTTGGGTGGACAAGGTATAGTATCTTGTTTCTTTAGCATCATCTGCACCATGAAGACCAGAACAATAACTCCAGAGGCCACACTGAACCTTATTCAACTACACGATCCTCATGGCCTAAGATCTTACGATACATAacagtttcattttaaaacaagagTATGTCAAAGcagttctctccctctctgcattCAGAGTTATCTGCTGATTTGacttaaatgcatatttaaaaaacccCAAGATATCACAGAGGCACcatgagggttggaagagattaTTTTACAATCAGAAATGCACTGACAAAACATGGCTTGTCTTCCAGAATTCAGGTTGAGTTCAACAGCCtgaccaaacaaaaacaaaaaaaaacaaaaaaaaccacacccccaAAATTACAAAACTGATCTGATTTGGTGCACGGTCAGCTGAATACAAGTTTTACACAATTTTAATTAAGAATTAGGAGATTAGAATCATACTACAGGAGCTGGGGAGTCTTTTGGCCTCCAAGAAGAACAAAGAGGACTCAGGAAGAAAGCCACTGCGTAGCTCCTTTGGACAAATTTAAAACCTATACCTacactttgaaaaacaaaaaaaaaaaaaaagtttttactaagtAAAGGACAAGTTATACTTTCAGTTTAAAAGCATGAGTTGTGAGGAAAGGGACAGAGGTCAAAAGTTTGCTCAAAATTAAGATCTAAGAGTAAAAAAAAACTGGAATAAAAGGCCATAAAGGCCAGCACCTCATAAGATTATTTAGAGGAATATCATCATGTATTAAGGAGACAGTCTCAACCTCAGATTTGCTGCTTTGGGATAAGACATTATACAGATATAAAGCAGTCTAACTTACCGTATTTGGATTGGTGAGGTTCCTTGCATCCGTCAACCAGCTGCTTAAATGGTTATATGTGCTTCTTCTGTGGAGAGCCAAGTGAAGAGACTAACTCTAGTAGCAGCTAGTACTAACAGTATACTTTTCAGAACTTCAGTGTTTACAACAGTTTTGTCCCAGAAATGGAAGTGATAAATTCTGTTGTgaatttcagaacaaaaaaacTTGAGCAATTTAGCTAACCCATAAAAATTGCGTGAACTCTGCGCAAAGGGGTCAAGAGTTTCACAGAGGCAGTATTACTGCCTTCCACGAGCACAGGCAACGTGGGGAATGCACAGGCAGCCACTACTCAGGCCACACTGCACCAGGGTGGGGATGGGTGCACCCATCAGAAGCATCACAGCTCTTCTGCCCCCCCGCAGAAcacgggtgggtgggtgggaagagaggCATGGGCATGTGGCCAgtacacccctccccccgccgccagAATTTCCACTTTAGTCCCCTCTGTCCATGAGGGACCATATTAAGACACAGTGTGGTCTAAAACATTGAAGGCTGTCCTAACCAATACTCTTAAAGAACACTGTACTGTAGAATATAGCTTAAATaagactttaaaaacaaattatgcaGTGTTATTTATTAGGAGGCATGCAGCACAAGATAGAAAGTATAAGGCAGCAGAAAAACCGAACACTAAATCCCACACTGAAGGGCAATGGTTTCTTCAACTGTACCTCAAATATGAGGATTCATATTTGCCATAGCCATGTGGCATGCTCTTTGCTTAGACAGGCAATGCCTTCAGGttccctctccccccccgccccccatgacaTCAAGTTTTACTGGCCATTCTGTGTTCactattcctttaaaaaaaattttttttttgctgactAAATTCTTCAGCAGATTCATAGCAGAGCATGCTCAAATGAAGGGAATTCACACTAACAAAACCGGTGAGGGAATACCTGTTAGACCAACTGGGGGGATGTGGTTAGGGGGCGGGGGCAGActttcaagccacacagagctcttcttcaggtctggaaaaaggTACGCTGAGCCTCATTGCTAAATCCAAGGTACAGCGCATTTAGCATAAGCAGCTAGCACATAGCTAAGGGTGAGGAAAGCTGAAGCAGCCTATTAACACCTCTCCACTCCTAAGACAAAAGGAGTCAGGTTTAAGTGAGAGTTACAGATTTTTTGTAACGAGCCATGCATTCAGTATCTGCAAGCCACTAAAAATCACGGTGTGAGCAGAACTATGAACTTCAGCTCCCaagctcatcttttgaaaatattgtgcACACCTCCtctgaggatgaggactgagaggtcagaCAGAGACTGGTTACTTTGGGGAAAAAGTTATTCACaggaaaaacaagacaaaacactGAGTTAATTCAAGAGCACTATGACTGTCTATTTTCACCCATAAAGTTATTGGGGCATCTACTGGAAGGAACAGGATACTATATTGTGATAGGCATGTGTAGGATCCATGGATCTCAAAAAAGGTATCCTGTGGTGcacagggctgtcctgagggggtggagcagggtctgggactacccctgccccaagcatagggcccagggcaaccctcCCCCGCACAGGCCCTGTTcctccccagctctgaccccaccccacccccttaccaagtggggaaggcagcaggcagcggcagcagcagcaggtcaccTCCCCTTGTCCCTTCATCCCCACACTCATCACATGAGCAGAAAGTGTTCTCTGCCTCACCTTGCTGAGCAGAGAGCGCAGATGGGGCCAAGGAGATGCAATCCCCGGCTGCAGCTACCACCACCCACTaccgtgccctgccccaggtaatcctcctctCTCCAATCTacaggatggctggggcagctgccccagttcaTCTTATGGACAGGGCAGTTCTGGTGGGGAGTAGCACTAATGGTACGTTCATAAGTTTTGAATGTGTTGTTCTAGCAGCGACTGGTGCCATTTTGCATTAGCATGTCCTAGTCTGTGGAGAATTTGGACTGGAAGTGGAATCAAAGCCATGAACTGACAAATGGCCTTCTTTAAGGGACTGACTGGTTTATGATTGCCTCCAGCAGATTTTTTATATGGTTTGATCCTCATTTTGTAGAAAGTGTTTCCAGGGATTATCTTATTAGCCATTTCACAAAAAGCATCTACAAGAATACACCTTGCATTCCCATAGCAGCTTCATTTCAAATATAGCTTTCCCACATATTGTATAATTTCTCACATTATAAAGCCCACCATCCATTTCTTCATGAATAAGCTTTTTTTAGTTCTCTAAATATATACAAATAAGGTATTAATTAGTTGATGACATGTGACATCTGGTGAAGTATAGGACATTCCATTCATCTGGAAGCTCACTAGAACCCAAATATTTAGTTGTTTCCATATGCTAAATCTAATAAGCAGATAAGATATATATATTGTTGACATACCTCCTTGAAAGTCAATTACAATTTCATCGACTGAAGTTACTGCATCTTGAAAGGGCCACATCTTTGCCATTAAAAAAACATTAAGTTTTGGGAGTGTGTACAAATAGCAATTGGTATTTACTGTATTCCTTCCATACAAGAAAACTAGACCGGGGTGAGCAACTTTTTACATGgggcccacttttcatccctgcaattagcaaggcccccctgcaacctgtctaaagtaattcaaactgatggaagtttgttatgttcatatgaaaaagaaGCCTTTttgtatgtgtaagaaaatatgaagaatgtaaacattttatcagtatataaatgtgaataagcAGACATAACAGCAATGTATTTCAACACCTTAATTagatggaggagcctgagacccagcagctgattgtgctgcactctcccttatgaaatttcatgccccatgTGAGGgggttctcacacacacacacacacacacactttgctcacccctaaGCTAGACCACCTTGCTTTGAAAGTCTATAGATAAAACAGGACAGTTTAATAAAACGCTTCCACCTGCTCTTGACCAAGCTCTTTCACTGACCTATGGAGCAGAATTGCAGTATCCCAGAATTCTGTGTACTATCCTCAAGGGAGAGCTTGAATCCGAGAATATTCCCATCTCTCCCAACATTAtaagtggggggggaggggggaggaaaaaaaaccacacccaaaCCTCGGTTCTGTAACTGAAATCTTTGGAGATGTAACCACCTTTCAGAAAAGGTATGTTAAGTCCAGAGAATAGTAACACCACAATGTCTGAAGGGGGCGGGAAAAGAGAGTCAACAATGGACAGAGAAGCTAGTTCATGCAGTGCTTTGAGACCAAGTTTCACGTTTGTAAATCAAAATGAATTTGAAAGCAAACTACCAGTGCTCTACAGAAGAGAGGGAAATAAGGGGAGGCCAGATTTGAGAGAGAAAAGCTACCATCCAGATATGTGACTAGTTTAGAAAACTAAGAGGATAAAGACCCAGAGAAAATAGTCAATACTGTAAAGCAGTGTCCCAAATAGTATGACTACCAGTTAATTTCAAAGCCTGTATGTTCTAATTTAGTTGTAACTACAGTTGACAAATGAGACCATCTTACCTAGTAATATCATAGACCATgagagctcctgctgctcctctgtaGTAGCTTCGTGTTACAGCCCTAAATCGCTCTTGTCCTGCTGTGTCCCAGATCTGCAGTTTAATTTTTTGGCCACTAACTTCAATTATTCTTGTACCAAATTCGACCCCAATTGTGTGGGGACAGTCAGCCATAACTGTCACAGAAAGATAAATCAGAGGTTCATATCTTTCTATCAGAAGTCTTCTCCCTCTCAGAGGAAGGTTTTTGTATCACAGTCTTTTATATTGAAAAACACTAATCAACCCATTTTCCAATATTATTGGTCTGAAGTTGTACATGTATTGCCAAACACACGAAGCATGCAAGCTGAGTAACTTAGACTGCTGCAGAACCTACCCTTGAGCTATTCCCCTTGGAAAGTCATTTTCAGAACCCTAGTTCTCACCACACAAGCACTTTAAAATTGTGTAACTACACCGCAAGCCCTTTATCCACTACAGCAAGGTCTTCGCtatagggttttgtcaacaaaacccggagTGTCCACATTACCAAGGTGGTCTGCCAACAGTAAAATTgagagaatgcagcacttctgtcgacagtgttctgccactccccACATGAGGCAGAACGTCTCTTacagacatctgttgacagaaagcaagtCTGGACGTTCCGGGGGCCCTTCTGTTGccagacaaggcttccagggcACCAGGTAGCcaggtctgctgtgcttcctgttggccatTTTGTCCCAAGagctttttctgtttgctttgtgGTATgaccgcaatctgtcgacagaagttgtgtcagaagacatcttccaacagtaacttctgtcggcagattgctctagtgtagacataacctacaAGTAAAATGACTGGAAAGGGTAATATTACCAAGAGCCACAAACTTTAAATGCCACTTAAGGAAACTAGCAAAAGCTTTAGAATTGAGAAACACCACCTATGCAACACCATCTCTAACATGGAAGACACTGCAGTTATAAAAACAGGTTATGATATAGTCCTTAAGGAGCACATACCAAGCAAATGCAGCAGCTGTTACCCATGACAAACCAGATACCAAAATTAACTTCAGTTACTAAACCCTGCAAGAGGCTGCCTTTGATTTTTAGCAGTTATATCCCCACTTTGAATGTTGGAAGTACTAACTCCCCCTGAAGGGAGCTTTTGCATTCCAACAGATGCTTTACTCTCAAATACCAAATCAAAATAATGtaggaatatttttaaagtggGGTTTGTGGTGGAAATTTAGTAACTGTCAGAAGCAGGACCTTTCACAATACCATGCCCATTACATATGTATGCTTAGGGAATGTATAGCTTTTAGGTTCACGGAAGTCACTCCCCAGATATGTGGGCAGACCTGACAGGTAGAAGACAACACTAAATAACTTAGCTGGTTCTATCTTCCTTCTGACTATAGTTAGCCTATGTATTTTCAATGGGTGAAGCATCAAAAAGGAACTCATGCATGCtagaaaatagctttaaaaaccAAAGATGCCGGAAGAGAGAGGAAGTATGCCATCGGGAGAAAATGAGCTCCAAAACAAGATACTCACATTTCTTTTCTGTGAACTGGTGAAGCAAGCAGGACTTTCCTACACCCATGTCCcctgtcataaaaaaaaaaaaaacaaaacagcacagtTTTACTGCACTGGTAACAATGGCTTTAGCTTTAAAGACATCTGTCAAGCTTTATACTGAACACAAAAGAACCTTCCTGAACCATGCTTTGCTATGACTGTATGCACAAGGTAGTGTTCATTGCACAGTATACCTGAGAACAGTACTTTTCACTGCGGGTTTATTCAGACATAGGGCAGCAG encodes:
- the RAB14 gene encoding ras-related protein Rab-14, giving the protein MATAPYNYSYIFKYIIIGDMGVGKSCLLHQFTEKKFMADCPHTIGVEFGTRIIEVSGQKIKLQIWDTAGQERFRAVTRSYYRGAAGALMVYDITRRSTYNHLSSWLTDARNLTNPNTVIILIGNKADLEAQRDVTYEEAKQFAEENGLLFLEASAKTGENVEDAFLEAAKKIYQNIQDGSLDLNAAESGVQHKPSAPQGGRLTSEPQPQREGCGC